The Oryza glaberrima chromosome 5, OglaRS2, whole genome shotgun sequence DNA segment TGCCGGTGCTCGCAGTGGTcggagaagagggagagccTGGAGCCATGGCCGGAGGAGGCCGCGCCGACGCTGCCCGACGGCGGTGGCATCAGAAGCGTCATCCGGCCGCTGAGCAGCAGGCCGACGAAGAAGCTCGTGGCGCAGAGCACGACGACGGCCTTCGCCGACAtcggcctcgccctcgccgccttcttctccgaCTGCGGCTGCCGCTCCGTCAGTGCCTGAATCCAACCGATCGACATTAACAACCACCCAAACTAACCACAACAAAAGACACGTAGTCAAATGCATCCATATGTATACAAACACAAACCATCATTGCAGTGGACGTTTCAAGCTTAGCTGCCTACTGAAATGGAATATGGATCGAGACACCGATTGCGTATACGAAGGAGATCGATGGAGGAGGCAGGGGAGGAGATGCCCGAAAACGCCGGCTATCTATCCCGGCTCGGCGAAGCGGTTCAGTTAGCAAGGCGCTTCGTGTGAGGAGAGGGAAGTTCATGCTGGCAGTGTGAGCTAGCCACCGAGCCTTGGACGATGGTACGCACAAGCGGGGACGCAGAGGGGCGGCGTCCATCGTTTGATACACTGAAGAGAAAAGCCATGCATGTAGTTAGCGTCTCCAGCGACAAGTTTGCACGATGTTGGGCTGTTCGGCTTCTGTTTGACTCCCGACTCTTCCATGGAAAGGCAGTTAGGCGGCAACAAAGCAAGATTCTAACGAACCACAAGCTCTGAAATACTCGATGTTCCTgacattttaattttgaacTGAGCAATACAGAAAAGTACAGCCTTTTATGCCTACACAGATTCCAGTGAACAGCAACAGTTCCACTACAAACAAACAGACCAAAGTTGGTTGGAAGAAGCTAATTATGAAAAAAGACGATCTGAGAAAGCAGGAAGGAAAGGTTCAATTCTTATCGTTCCTGAATCCTGGATGTCGAGTCTATGAAGCAAAACTTCACAAGATAAACCGCCTGATGCTTACAAACTCCACAATTTAAACAGTAGCTCACCTAAGATCTGTGCAGGCGGTGCAGCTCAGAAGTCGCACTATCTTCCGCATCAAAATTACCCACCTTCAGTAGGGTTCTTCACAAACTGACTGCACACAGGGTCAAAAAAACAAGTAGCAAGCTTGCATGACAGTCAAAGTCCATCTTGAATTGTTGTTCGACATTATAAATATTTCCAACTGAATAATTTGGCATCAATGGCATCCTTGGACTCACAGCAATATTTCCAACTGAATAATTTGGCATCAATGGCGTCCTTGGACTCACAGAAAGATGAGCAAGTAGGCATACCAGAAGATTGATGTTGCAGCTGAGCACTCAAGCAATAGGAAATGCACGTCTCCATCACTCCAGAGCCAGAGGGGGCCAATGCTGGATCCAGAGTGATGATGCATATGAATGCCTGTGACTTCCATAAAAATATTGCTCAAGACGAACAAGTCATCTAAAACATCTTTCATATTCATAAATAAACATTAAATTTCAGTAGATTTGCACTGTTTTTTAAATAGTAGACAATGACATTATCTTTTGTGATGCCCAACATAATACAAACCAACTTTGACGAGAAGAACAAAATACACCAAGAACTCAAGCACAAACTTGGTCCCACTGGAACACAGAAGCAACAACAAACATCACTAGATTAAATATTAAAACACAAATTGCCAGCCATCCCTGCAATTAGACTAAGTCTTGGTACAGCTGCATTAGTGGAGGCATGATGCTATCACTAGGACATGACATGGGAGATAACCAGCGGGCACAAGTCTGACTACAATGTTGAGAACAGAACAATGGAAAAGATAAGCATCGGCCTACACGACTAAGCCATAAGACATATTTACATGCATGTAATGGTGAATACATAGATGATATTACAGAAGGGCTGAGACAACAAACATTGACATCGCTGGGCTAATCTGTTAGCATACCATGTTCTTCCCTGGAGCTCAATATGCTAGTAGGACGGGTATGGAATTGGTTGCCTGTCAGTACGACGGCTAACGTCATTCAGAACAGAACCAAATACGCGTCTACTATATTCGTATGTACCATTGCTTAATCCTCTACTCGATATCCCACTTGGTGCTGGACAAGAAAAGGGAATTGTAAGATTTAATTAAAAACCATACagtgtcttatattttgaaaggAATAAGGAAACTCTCTCACCCTCAGAGTGCGCACTATAAGAATGGTTTGGAGAAATACCAGCAATCCTGCCATTTACCACTGTATGTTGCGATGCGGGAGTATCACTAGATCTCATTAGCTGAGCCGGCTTTGGTGGCGGTATAGGGTTCAGTTTAGGTGTTACAGGAATATTTCCATTAGAAGATTGCTTGTCTTGTCCAGAAATCTGAAGAAAATAGGAATAAAGCGCTCAGCCGGAATCACTTCACAACTAGTCAACCATAATAGGTGAAGCAAAAACTTAGCCAACCATTCAAATATAGTATCATATAGTGCATATTATTAAGTTATTAACAGTAACAAACCAAATTATAAGAACAACAGAACATGATTCTGTTACACAAAAATAAGTTATATAAATAGAGGGCATAAAGAAACGCACCGCAAATCTAAGTGTTCTATTATGAAGACGAACAAGGCCAGAAAATAGCTTAACAGCATACTGGGCAATCTCCTCTGTTTCATACTCAGCAAAAGCATAACCTTTGGAGCGACTAGTTTCCTTGTCACGTGGTATGTGTAGGTCTACAACACGACCTACCTGAATAAGAATCTCATACAAGACCCTCTCAGGTACCTTTTCATCCAAGTTACCTatttaagaaaaataagagTTAGCGAAATTATACAGCTTATTGTAGCTGAAGACAAAAACAAGAGACAAAGTAGCATAAGAACAATCATTGTGAAATATCAACACCAGCGAACGATAACACAGTTAGCCATGCCACAGATCTGCATCTGACAAGCATCAAATAAAGATGAAGGTACACATAATGCTGGTGAAAAGACAATAAATCAGCTATACTACCAAATTAAGAAACTGACAAGCCAAGAACACACATGATGCAATCAAAGAACATGGCGATGGAGGATGACTTGCAAAGGATTTTTCTGATACTCCTTACTTGAACGTAAGGATTATAACACCTTAAGTAACTGAGTTCATAATGATACGACAAGCACAATTAAAAACTTCTCCAAATCTGAACCCCTAGTTGGGATGTATTACCAAGTTAGAATTCAACCTAATGGATTTCTATAAACATATGTCCAATATGATCCATTGAATGCTTAATTTTACTACATCCATATTTAAAAAGTTCCCAGCTGCCACTCTGCCAATCTCTAATATAAGATAGCTTGAAAAGAAGCCACCAGGTTTGCTCTAGAAGAAATATATCGTTAGACCGTGGTGGATCCAAAGTAGAATGGTGTTGATTGATTCATAGTTCTGTACAAAATACTGAACGAACTTATGAAAGCATAAGCAAAATAGTTGAATACAAAAATATAATTGTAATcaaggaaagagaagagagatgcaTATCAAATACTTCCTTTATTGTCTAGCTCGTACAAAATTGCATGGGAAGATCCACTAGTTATGCATAAATAGCAGGGGACAAGTGATATCTCGAAATGGTATTTGGGCAAGTGGAGATCGTGTTGTTAGTTAACAAAAGAATATGAACACGAAAGAGTACTGTTCCTACTCTAGGAGAATATATACAAGCACAAGCAATTAAAGCGCTAGCAGAAAGAAATCAGAGCCTATACAAGATGAAGCAATGGACGTGCTAGGCTAAATATGAGGGCAAATACAAAATAAATCTACGGTTTAAATCCTAATTCTAACGGGGGCACAGTATCCTGCTTAATAACACCTCAACCACGCAATCATCAATCTAGTGTATGTGGTGATAACTCGAAACCCTACCTCTACCTTTGCAACGTTGTACTAGTCTAGCTAATTTCGCTGCATAACTCGTATAATCGCCCGTACCGAACAGCAACAGGTACTACATCTATCCACGgagcacaaacatcatgagatATGCAATACAAACCCGGTTGCTAATCAAATCGAATCGAAAGGAAACAACGTATCCCGCCGCGGGGGAAAAGCAATCCCGATTTGGGGACGACGCAGCAGCGACCAATCAATCAGAACTCAGGCAAACACAAACCCGCCGAAATTACGAGCCGGCCACGCCAAAATCACCACGAATCCCCCCCACTAAAATCCCGCGAACCAGCCCAGCAGCCAGCCACAGAGAATTGGGGGAATTGGGGGGGAAAGCCCCGGATGAACCAGCGAGAGCTAGGACCCGTAGgcgggaagggaaggggagatCTCATCTCACCTATGAAGACGGTGCAGCCCGGATTCCTCGACATGGCGCTCCGGATCTGGGTCGGGCAGCCAGCCGCGCGTGCTGcaggagggcgagggcgaggcgaggcgaggctaCGAGCAGCCGCGAGCGAGAAGCAAGCGCGCCGAGTCCAACCGGGGGGCAACGGcacgaggagggagggaggggagggcgaggcgCACGGCGCACGGCGCACGGGGAATTCGTTGGCAATCAGctcacggcggcgcggcgtggtggTGCTATCTATTTGTAGGCGATGACTCGACGGCTGGGCTGCTGCCGACGCCGAGAGGAGACGGCTTTGGTCCTGTGGCTGGATGGAGGGGTCAGGAGGTGGGGCCCGTGGCGTCAGTGAGAGGGGAGGGGTGGTCACGTCACGTGTGGTGCAGACTGCAGAGTGTTCTGATCTTTTGTGGTGGATGTTTTTGTGGGGTTGGGGGGTGGGGAGAGAGTGCCGGCGTGTGGATGCCGTAAGATGGGGCACCGACGGTTGCGATGTCGAAGGTTGGAGTAAGGAATCGTGGAGTTTGGCTTTGCACCGGTGTGTGAACCGTGTGGCCTTCCGATTCGGTACGAGAGATACAGGCATACAGCGACGCAGGCAGGGCAGGGGCAGCAGGGAGGTCGGCAAGACAGGCGACGACAGGAAAAGAATCAAACGGCGCACCGAGACAGCGCAGTGATTTTCTTTGAGCAAGAAGAGCCAACCCCTTTCCATTTCCATTTCGGTCAGGGCTGGCTATATATTTTAGAGGTTACTACACGAACTTCGTAATATAGATTGTCaagattaaatatatttatttataatatatatttttataaaatcatatatcATTAAAAATAATACGAATAAACACTATAAACATAATTTTAGATATAATTTAATTAGCGAGAAGATAAAAAATCCTAGTCCAAATTTTAGATTAAACAGATGTAAATAAGAAGATCACAAGACCGCACTTTAAGCACTAGCCATAATGAAATAAGGTGTGGGTGTGTGGCCGTGTGAAAGTCAAACCTTAGGATAGGCAACGACATCCTATTGACTAGGTTGGTTGGTGATGGGCCCCGAACCGGCTTGGGCCCTAGCCAGTCACACAAACGATTTAGGTCCCTAAGACAATCCTGATTACGGCGTGTTTGATCATGGAGAATTGTTAAGCGAGAATATGAGTTTGAGAAGTGGGAATTGGAAACTATTAAGTCTATTGTTTGGTTTATGAACGCGAAAGTTTTATGAAGGACTAGCAAAAGTAGTTTAAATGAAAACCCCCACATTCACATTCTCAATACTTGTATAGGGACGGGTAATTGGGGGAATTCCCCTTCTAACTATGACGAGATAATTCTGAGTCATACATCATCACTAAAAATTCAATTATCATCCATACCCCCATAATttctcatactccctccatctacttttgataggtatgttttcaaatctgaaaaatttacttttgataggcatatttcaatccaaccatctatcatcttaatgactttcttggatttaatgcgtgactctctattcttccacacaggattggctacatgggcatcgagaaatgaaaatattaatgaatcgcttatttatgaggaataactagtagcatgtttaaatgaatgataagtaaaattatttatccttggtcattgtgccaagatgaaatatgactatcctccattccaaattgatctacatatagttttttttaggttattcctaaatgatctacatatttgtgttcatttattagagtctattcgttatttgtgcattggagtaaatggacattgatgcatgcatccatgta contains these protein-coding regions:
- the LOC127773421 gene encoding uncharacterized protein LOC127773421 isoform X2; this encodes MSRNPGCTVFIGNLDEKVPERVLYEILIQISGQDKQSSNGNIPVTPKLNPIPPPKPAQLMRSSDTPASQHTVVNGRIAGISPNHSYSAHSEAPSGISSRGLSNGTYEYSRRVFGSVLNDVSRRTDRQPIPYPSY
- the LOC127773421 gene encoding uncharacterized protein LOC127773421 isoform X1, with the protein product MSRNPGCTVFIGNLDEKVPERVLYEILIQVGRVVDLHIPRDKETSRSKGYAFAEYETEEIAQYAVKLFSGLVRLHNRTLRFAISGQDKQSSNGNIPVTPKLNPIPPPKPAQLMRSSDTPASQHTVVNGRIAGISPNHSYSAHSEAPSGISSRGLSNGTYEYSRRVFGSVLNDVSRRTDRQPIPYPSY